One genomic window of Haloarchaeobius salinus includes the following:
- the thiD gene encoding bifunctional hydroxymethylpyrimidine kinase/phosphomethylpyrimidine kinase, whose amino-acid sequence MDHDTTHERRPAPDTRPVALTVAGSDSGGGAGIQADLATMGAHGAWGTSAVTSVTAQHTRGVESTHVLPPDEVAAQVDAVFDDFDVRAVKTGMLATAPVVETVHERLAARDVPVVVDPVMVATSGDRLLDREAESAYEDLVADATLVTPNADEAAVLTGVEPTDVESARDAAAGLLARGADAALVTGGHLDTDGVVDVLATADGVTVFERPRVGDAATHGSGCTLSAAIAANLARGDELTEAVESAVDFVTRAIRYHADVGENGAVNHHVAVRNEAAARETIAGVESVVDDLVAADASPLIPEVGTNVVGALPAAESVAETVAVDGRLASVHDGVRATGGVRFGASSHVARFLLSAREYDPTLRFACNCRFDESVADAVADLGWPSATYDRAEEPADASTMDWAGRSTFGAADETPVAVLDHGAHGKEPMCKLVAPDAGALSERVLELLDAVEG is encoded by the coding sequence ATGGACCACGACACGACACACGAGCGACGACCGGCACCCGACACGCGACCCGTCGCGCTGACCGTCGCCGGCAGCGACTCGGGCGGCGGTGCGGGCATCCAGGCCGACCTGGCGACGATGGGCGCACACGGAGCCTGGGGCACCAGCGCGGTGACGAGCGTCACGGCCCAGCACACCCGCGGCGTCGAATCCACGCACGTCCTCCCACCGGACGAGGTCGCCGCACAGGTCGACGCGGTCTTCGACGACTTCGACGTGCGGGCGGTCAAGACCGGGATGCTCGCCACCGCCCCGGTCGTCGAGACCGTCCACGAGCGACTCGCCGCGCGGGACGTCCCGGTCGTCGTCGACCCCGTGATGGTCGCCACCTCCGGCGACCGATTGCTCGACCGCGAGGCCGAATCGGCCTACGAGGACCTCGTCGCCGACGCGACGCTGGTCACGCCGAACGCCGACGAGGCGGCCGTCCTCACCGGGGTCGAACCGACCGACGTCGAGAGCGCCCGGGACGCCGCCGCCGGCCTGCTCGCGCGGGGTGCCGACGCCGCACTCGTGACGGGCGGCCACCTCGACACCGACGGCGTCGTCGACGTGCTCGCGACAGCGGACGGCGTGACCGTCTTCGAACGGCCCCGTGTCGGCGACGCCGCGACCCACGGCTCCGGCTGTACGCTCTCGGCCGCCATCGCCGCGAACCTCGCCCGCGGTGACGAACTCACCGAGGCCGTCGAGTCGGCCGTCGACTTCGTCACGCGGGCCATCCGCTACCACGCCGACGTGGGCGAGAACGGCGCGGTGAACCACCACGTCGCGGTCCGGAACGAGGCCGCCGCCCGGGAGACCATCGCCGGCGTCGAATCGGTCGTCGACGACCTCGTCGCCGCCGACGCCAGCCCCCTGATTCCGGAGGTCGGCACGAACGTCGTCGGCGCGCTCCCCGCCGCCGAATCCGTCGCCGAGACCGTCGCCGTGGACGGCCGCCTCGCCAGCGTCCACGACGGCGTCCGCGCGACCGGCGGCGTGCGCTTCGGCGCGTCCAGCCACGTCGCCCGGTTCCTGCTCTCCGCCCGCGAGTACGACCCGACCCTCCGCTTCGCCTGCAACTGCCGGTTCGACGAGTCTGTCGCCGATGCGGTGGCGGACCTCGGCTGGCCCAGCGCCACCTACGACCGCGCGGAGGAACCAGCCGACGCGAGCACGATGGACTGGGCCGGCCGGTCGACGTTCGGCGCGGCCGACGAGACCCCCGTCGCCGTCCTCGACCACGGGGCCCACGGGAAGGAGCCGATGTGCAAGCTGGTGGCGCCGGATGCCGGGGCGCTCTCGGAGCGCGTGCTCGAACTGCTGGACGCCGTCGAGGGGTGA
- a CDS encoding CBS domain-containing protein — translation MLVPLSVADCMTREVLTTRPETTVRAAARELSAADVGSLVVIEADEPVGIVTETDLVDVLADALDPDEVTVGTVMAADLITIHPDATLERAAALFEQHDVERFPVVDDGELVGIVAVSDLADYLPHLTERRRRVDAAFEFDPHPHLPADSPEMAYDHPDWEFAGEGTADGLDVGDVVRFRKRLTDEDVQSFAAASGDTNRLHLDGEFAAQTRFGERIVHGVLTTGVVSAALARLPGLVIYLSQDLRFMGPIGVGDVATAVGRVTEDMAGAKYRLDVAVYDEDGEAAVEGESVVLVDELPAGTDSAAVPVEEAAATDD, via the coding sequence ATGCTCGTTCCACTCTCGGTCGCGGACTGCATGACCCGCGAGGTCTTGACGACGAGACCCGAGACGACGGTCCGGGCGGCCGCCCGCGAGCTGTCGGCCGCGGACGTGGGCTCGCTCGTCGTTATCGAAGCCGACGAACCCGTCGGGATCGTCACGGAGACGGATCTGGTCGACGTGCTCGCGGACGCGCTGGACCCGGACGAGGTGACGGTGGGCACCGTCATGGCTGCCGACCTGATCACCATCCACCCCGATGCGACGCTCGAACGGGCGGCGGCGCTGTTCGAGCAGCACGACGTGGAGCGGTTCCCGGTCGTCGACGACGGCGAGCTGGTCGGGATCGTCGCGGTGAGCGATCTCGCGGACTACCTGCCGCACCTGACCGAGCGGCGACGGCGGGTGGACGCGGCGTTCGAGTTCGACCCACACCCGCATCTGCCCGCCGACAGCCCGGAGATGGCGTACGACCACCCGGACTGGGAGTTCGCGGGCGAGGGCACCGCGGACGGGCTGGACGTCGGCGACGTGGTGCGGTTCCGCAAGCGGCTGACGGACGAGGACGTGCAGTCGTTCGCGGCGGCCAGCGGCGACACGAACCGGCTCCATCTCGACGGCGAGTTCGCGGCGCAGACGCGCTTCGGCGAGCGCATCGTCCACGGGGTACTCACGACCGGAGTCGTCTCGGCGGCGCTGGCGCGACTGCCGGGGCTGGTCATCTACCTCTCGCAGGACCTCCGGTTCATGGGCCCCATCGGCGTCGGCGACGTGGCGACGGCGGTCGGCCGGGTGACCGAGGACATGGCGGGCGCGAAGTACCGGCTGGACGTGGCGGTGTACGACGAGGACGGCGAGGCCGCAGTCGAGGGCGAGTCGGTCGTGCTCGTCGACGAACTCCCGGCGGGCACCGACTCGGCGGCGGTGCCGGTCGAGGAGGCCGCCGCGACCGACGACTGA
- a CDS encoding PINc/VapC family ATPase has product MNVVPDTSVVIDGRVSAKVDDGEYEGATIQVPEAVVAELESQANEGFDTGWDGLEELQRLADLADEGRIELEYVGERPDAVERGHAAEGEIDALIRDLAAELGATFLTSDVVQAEVAKAKGLDVAFVSAEVRGKTEIDRLQVQNYFDDETMSVHLKAGAVPMAKRGALGEMHYVEVADEPLSDETMDEYATEVVNAAKESRDGFLELSRNGMDIVQFRDYRIAVARPPFSDGIEITAVRPIAQTDMEDYEHADELKERLLERQRGVLISGAPGAGKSTFAQAVARFIADHDYSVKTMEKPRDLQVGPEITQYTELDGEMANTADALLMVRPDYTIYDEVRKTNDFEVFADMRLAGVGMIGVVHATRAIDALQRLVGRVELGMIPQVVDTVVYIEAGQIAKVYDVRTEVKVPSGLTAEDLARPVIQITDFETGKPEYEIYTFNRQVVTVPLTDDEGGSDSGVDRIAKQEIEREIRSIARGHVSVELKGQNTAVVYVEDDDISAVIGKGGGRITDVEDRLGIDIDVRTHDENPNYRTGSSGSGGSGGAGASGTDEKGQLVTPEITSRHVIVPVDGHTGETVEVRAGGEYLFTATVGRGGEVQVSRGSAIAEELEQAIDRKRTITVHTA; this is encoded by the coding sequence ATGAACGTCGTACCGGACACGAGCGTGGTCATCGACGGCCGCGTGTCCGCCAAGGTCGACGACGGCGAGTACGAGGGGGCCACCATTCAGGTCCCCGAAGCCGTCGTCGCGGAGCTGGAATCGCAGGCCAACGAGGGGTTCGACACGGGCTGGGACGGGCTCGAGGAGCTCCAGCGCCTCGCCGACCTCGCCGACGAGGGGCGCATCGAACTCGAATACGTCGGCGAGCGCCCGGACGCGGTCGAGCGCGGCCACGCCGCCGAGGGCGAGATCGACGCGCTCATCCGCGACCTCGCCGCCGAACTGGGGGCCACGTTCCTCACCAGCGACGTCGTCCAGGCCGAGGTCGCGAAGGCGAAGGGCCTCGACGTGGCGTTCGTCTCCGCGGAGGTGCGCGGGAAGACGGAGATCGACCGCCTGCAGGTGCAGAACTACTTCGACGACGAGACGATGAGCGTCCACCTGAAGGCGGGCGCGGTCCCGATGGCGAAACGCGGCGCGCTCGGCGAGATGCACTACGTGGAGGTCGCCGACGAGCCGCTCTCCGACGAGACGATGGACGAGTACGCCACCGAGGTCGTCAACGCCGCCAAGGAGTCCCGCGACGGCTTCCTCGAGCTCTCCCGGAACGGCATGGACATCGTCCAGTTCCGCGACTACCGCATCGCGGTCGCCCGCCCGCCCTTTTCCGACGGCATCGAGATCACCGCCGTCCGACCCATCGCCCAGACGGACATGGAGGACTACGAGCACGCCGACGAGCTCAAGGAGCGACTGCTCGAACGCCAGCGCGGCGTCCTCATCTCCGGCGCACCCGGCGCGGGGAAGTCCACGTTCGCGCAGGCCGTCGCCCGGTTCATCGCCGACCACGACTACTCCGTCAAGACGATGGAGAAACCGCGCGACCTCCAGGTCGGCCCGGAGATCACACAGTACACCGAGCTCGACGGCGAGATGGCCAACACCGCCGACGCCCTGCTGATGGTCCGGCCCGACTACACCATCTACGACGAGGTCCGGAAGACGAACGACTTCGAGGTGTTCGCGGACATGCGCCTCGCCGGCGTCGGCATGATCGGCGTCGTCCACGCCACCCGCGCCATCGACGCACTCCAGCGCCTCGTCGGCCGTGTCGAGCTCGGCATGATCCCGCAGGTCGTCGACACCGTCGTCTACATCGAGGCCGGCCAGATCGCGAAGGTGTACGACGTCCGGACCGAGGTGAAGGTGCCCTCCGGCCTCACCGCCGAGGACCTCGCCCGCCCGGTCATCCAGATCACCGACTTCGAGACGGGCAAGCCGGAGTACGAGATCTACACGTTCAACCGGCAGGTCGTCACCGTCCCCCTCACCGACGACGAGGGCGGCAGCGACTCCGGCGTCGACCGCATCGCCAAACAGGAGATCGAACGGGAGATCCGCTCCATCGCCCGCGGCCACGTCTCGGTCGAGCTGAAGGGACAGAACACCGCCGTCGTCTACGTCGAGGACGACGACATCTCCGCCGTCATCGGCAAGGGCGGCGGCCGCATCACCGACGTCGAGGACCGCCTCGGCATCGACATCGACGTGCGCACCCACGACGAGAACCCGAACTACCGGACCGGTTCGAGTGGGTCCGGTGGGTCGGGTGGAGCCGGTGCGTCCGGTACAGATGAGAAGGGCCAGCTCGTCACGCCGGAAATCACGTCGCGGCACGTCATCGTGCCGGTCGACGGACATACCGGCGAGACCGTGGAAGTGCGTGCCGGCGGCGAGTACCTGTTCACCGCGACCGTCGGCCGTGGCGGCGAGGTGCAGGTCTCGCGTGGGTCTGCTATCGCCGAGGAGTTGGAGCAGGCCATCGACCGGAAGCGGACCATCACCGTTCACACGGCCTGA
- a CDS encoding M20 family metallopeptidase, producing MDELTALTRDLVAIPSHDGEAAAGDFVEEWLRTETDAEVTRDDAGDADRGGNVLARRGATDDPDAPTLALVGHHDVVPPDETQVDTDGSYVVRERDGRLYGRGTADMKGADAAMLLAFRDAELGPEPDHELVFASFVGEEVGGIGARHAIDAGFAPDWALVAEGSTGYSDPGVLDVAVAHKGRRGSTVTARGEAAHASVPESGENAVYRACDAVDVVRELDWPTVTVAGEELSGSVVVTGIDGGSAWNVVPESCEVTVDERTVPGERADLGRVEELAGVEWTVDQDLPPMRCSDDAFADAVLDSVREVQDGAGELVTKPHATDAGWLAQEGTACVVCGPAEPGEAHTAEESVSLDMLERCYESYRRLAADWTG from the coding sequence ATGGACGAACTCACCGCACTCACCCGCGACCTCGTCGCCATCCCGAGCCACGACGGCGAGGCCGCGGCGGGCGACTTCGTCGAGGAGTGGCTCCGGACGGAGACCGACGCCGAGGTGACCCGCGACGACGCCGGCGACGCGGACCGCGGCGGGAACGTGCTCGCCCGGCGCGGCGCGACCGACGACCCCGACGCACCCACGCTCGCGCTCGTCGGCCACCACGACGTGGTGCCGCCGGACGAGACCCAGGTCGACACCGACGGCAGCTACGTCGTCAGGGAGCGCGACGGCCGGCTCTACGGACGCGGCACCGCCGACATGAAGGGGGCCGACGCGGCGATGCTGCTCGCGTTCCGCGACGCCGAGCTGGGGCCGGAGCCCGACCACGAGCTCGTCTTCGCCTCCTTCGTCGGCGAGGAGGTCGGCGGCATCGGTGCCCGACACGCCATCGACGCCGGATTCGCCCCCGACTGGGCGCTCGTCGCCGAGGGCTCGACGGGCTACTCCGACCCCGGCGTCCTCGACGTGGCGGTCGCGCACAAGGGTCGGCGGGGGAGCACCGTGACGGCGCGGGGGGAGGCCGCCCACGCCAGCGTCCCCGAGTCGGGCGAGAACGCGGTGTACCGGGCCTGCGACGCGGTGGACGTCGTCCGCGAGCTCGACTGGCCGACGGTCACCGTCGCCGGCGAGGAGCTCTCGGGTAGCGTCGTCGTCACCGGCATCGACGGGGGATCGGCGTGGAACGTCGTCCCCGAGTCCTGCGAGGTGACCGTCGACGAGCGCACCGTGCCCGGCGAGCGTGCCGACCTCGGCCGGGTCGAGGAGCTGGCGGGCGTCGAGTGGACCGTCGACCAGGACCTCCCGCCGATGCGCTGCTCGGACGACGCCTTCGCCGACGCCGTGCTCGATTCGGTCCGAGAGGTGCAGGACGGCGCGGGCGAACTCGTCACGAAACCGCACGCGACCGACGCCGGCTGGCTCGCCCAGGAAGGGACCGCCTGCGTCGTCTGTGGCCCCGCCGAACCCGGCGAGGCCCACACCGCCGAGGAGAGCGTCTCCCTCGACATGCTCGAACGCTGCTACGAGAGCTACCGGCGGCTCGCGGCTGACTGGACCGGGTAG
- a CDS encoding globin-coupled sensor protein, producing MDPSKEFGLGGLNRFVEAASLTGEIGLDDDEIAWRKEFVGFDAEDERRLDDLEPLLRANQDAIADAFYDNLTQYEQTTRVIERSPKGVDQLKRTQKAYLVSLATGDYDEDYFTNRARIGKLHEILDMPLKQYVGQYGLYYDLILSRVDERVQTQVVDAIEDWVEEREATDGGLDRVVGALRGLGGDDGDDGLDESLEATVRDAIHDGMQDVLAVLRILNLDLQVASDTYVDSYSQRLERAIDAQRELATEVERDVQPPVVQLKQSSAAVAESATTIRDHAEGQAEGAAAAAADVEEVSAAAQEVASVADDVRETSERAAAEASEGVDAGERALDALESVEGTTEDLLAAAETVEARADDIEDVVDRVENLVDRTAVLATNAKVEAKRGGGGGPAETIASELETFVRRTRDDIEEVAAAADALQHEAATTREAVADANDSVRAGRAEVAAAVDTLDDLEGVVDDAAHGMEEVAAAADQQARSVVEISETVESLANAAESVASEAQSVASASEEQAASARHVAESVERLSTDPIEEQVPVYERV from the coding sequence ATGGACCCCTCGAAGGAGTTCGGGTTGGGTGGACTGAACCGGTTCGTGGAGGCGGCCTCGCTCACCGGCGAGATCGGACTCGACGACGACGAGATCGCGTGGCGGAAGGAGTTCGTCGGCTTCGACGCCGAGGACGAACGCCGCCTCGACGACCTCGAACCGTTGCTCCGGGCGAACCAGGACGCCATCGCCGACGCGTTCTACGACAACCTCACGCAGTACGAGCAGACGACCCGGGTCATCGAGCGCTCGCCGAAGGGTGTCGACCAGCTCAAGCGCACGCAGAAGGCGTACCTCGTCTCGCTCGCGACCGGCGACTACGACGAGGACTACTTCACGAACCGGGCACGCATCGGGAAGCTGCACGAGATACTCGACATGCCGCTGAAGCAGTACGTGGGTCAGTACGGGCTCTACTACGACCTCATCCTCTCGCGGGTCGACGAGCGAGTCCAGACCCAGGTGGTCGACGCCATCGAGGACTGGGTCGAGGAACGCGAGGCGACCGACGGCGGCCTCGACCGCGTCGTCGGCGCGCTCCGGGGGCTCGGGGGCGACGACGGGGACGACGGGCTGGACGAGTCGCTGGAGGCCACCGTCCGGGACGCCATCCACGACGGGATGCAGGACGTGCTCGCGGTACTGCGCATCCTCAACCTCGACCTGCAGGTCGCCAGCGACACGTACGTCGACTCCTACAGCCAGCGCCTGGAGCGCGCCATCGACGCCCAGCGCGAGCTCGCGACGGAGGTCGAACGGGACGTCCAACCCCCCGTCGTCCAGCTGAAGCAGTCCTCCGCCGCCGTCGCCGAGAGCGCGACGACGATTCGGGACCACGCCGAGGGGCAGGCCGAGGGTGCGGCTGCAGCGGCCGCCGACGTCGAGGAGGTCAGCGCGGCCGCCCAGGAGGTCGCCTCGGTCGCCGACGACGTCCGGGAGACGAGCGAGCGCGCGGCCGCCGAGGCGAGCGAGGGGGTCGACGCGGGCGAACGCGCCCTCGACGCGCTCGAATCCGTCGAGGGGACGACCGAGGACCTGCTCGCCGCCGCCGAGACGGTCGAGGCCCGCGCCGACGACATCGAGGACGTCGTCGACCGCGTCGAGAACCTGGTCGACCGGACCGCCGTGCTGGCGACGAACGCGAAGGTCGAGGCGAAGCGGGGCGGCGGCGGTGGCCCGGCCGAGACCATCGCGTCCGAGCTGGAGACGTTCGTGCGCCGGACCCGCGACGACATCGAGGAGGTCGCGGCGGCCGCCGACGCCCTCCAGCACGAGGCGGCGACGACCCGCGAGGCGGTCGCCGACGCGAACGACAGCGTCCGGGCGGGCCGGGCCGAGGTCGCCGCGGCGGTCGACACCCTCGACGACCTGGAGGGCGTCGTCGACGACGCGGCGCACGGGATGGAGGAGGTGGCGGCCGCCGCCGACCAGCAGGCCCGGAGCGTCGTCGAGATCTCGGAGACCGTGGAGTCGCTCGCGAACGCGGCCGAGTCGGTGGCCTCGGAGGCGCAGTCGGTCGCGAGCGCGAGCGAGGAGCAGGCCGCCAGCGCGAGACACGTCGCCGAGTCGGTCGAGCGGCTCTCGACCGACCCCATCGAGGAACAGGTGCCCGTGTACGAGCGGGTCTGA